In one window of Spartinivicinus marinus DNA:
- a CDS encoding polymorphic toxin-type HINT domain-containing protein: MEKTPSTKTRKRLSLKAGAFALLSLLSTSLFANNNSDDLAVELTVKPLDLSRTPTREELMQAGQLGGQLVPTSPLNFNPENKDQPSRSRRRKRSLDPDDEVRAMFADFGAAIQAWNRHDYKEAYQLFDQYQERYPNSPWAGEAVLHMGCEARYNGRYKEAANHFTQLISQYRGQDYVGARWLGDKALSRLAVLKVLENNIEDAIKLFGELKQTSVDWRIRTYAANWIQRLSRQQSERLALLDCGTRALAHLLEKDGKNTAAKDVLAIKPADLKGHSVAELTDLAKKHGYDVSARALSIDDLSRIPLPAVVQIDRSGNSAGHYWILETVTDTEVTLYDPQMNRRFFQSLTEFDSEWAGNTLVFGGNNLPGEALSEELMASTFGGCCGVPRPEDGPGEPEDEEPEEPKECPEGAPIWKVDMVSMNLFMKDVPLWYKPAIGPQVRIQLSYNSQTSVSKNELFGNKWTFNYGSYIMIDPGKSPTVVMPDGAQHTYVPQADGSYAPPYNVFNTLRKISDHHFELELPGGLTYEYNLPVSTDSMQTFMVGVKDKYGQQLTFNYNDDVKLTTITDALGQVTNLTYNELGLVTQITDPFGRKAAFEYDSSKNLVKLTDMGGYWTKVGYDEFQAEDKPKDKYVSSVENPLGKWTFYVEAADGINNGSDAYNPPGTAMWDNYRITITDPNGNKEEYYYDGYHGKGWHVAPNNYVEYQDANVNNYKSAAKTQYEYYKRSNNQGRIKKITYPDGRVIDYQYDEQTGLRKARTENGQAKTFQKNSQGNVTQQTNALGQTVKYEYAANGKDVTKVETPQGTVEFQYNQHRNPTLIKDVLGRETQFTYNSYGQVTAMEVAGKQKWEYTYNEKHQRTTVTFNGQVVKQYTYDAIGRIKTETDETGFTKTYAYNGLNSTTTVTYPDGKQTTTTYGQCPRMVTSETDRGGRKYQYEYDPAKQLTKIISPEGSFTRFEYDANGNLITLIDANHNKTRFEFNNADQLTAKIFADDSRVNYSYEQGQIKTRTDARGVVTTYHYDDKKRLTKITYSDNTPEVSYTYNDQGQVATITDGVGTHQFTYTTDGKVASFDGPWEDDTIEYRYDTVGGLHQIIPSKGQTIKQYYDGMGRLKSLDAGGREFNYYYSGSNSIPSGIFFPNSVETKYEYDAVTRLKGIRHYSESDDIVTKFQLSYNNQDLIGQVEYEPLTEANIQEDQLTQNQFNNLNQLINQAGYKNNSPAYDKSGNLISGLTVDGHVFAASYDAENRLTEISYRDNQGKSHKLEYKYDYSNYLAVILRYENSSLVKTTRIIRHEKLALQERNASNEITREYVWGLDDGGGIGGLLSLTQNGQHYYYLYDGQGNVVGVVDDNDEVVAAYEYEPFGQLVSKKGTLEQPFGFSTKRYDAGTGLIYYGYRYYAPHLSIWTTRDPLAEAGGVNLYQFVESNPVNLIDPLGLAPGDTFQTHIAAELDMLNWMKWMLVPTLVGLGETPDYFITGPYQTEDGCWTYDFDINWSKDWDDILIGITPIGKLKYLKHLKKKSKSNTPDKSNEPEKKKCFIAGTLVHTKNGLKPIEDIKVGDLVASKDEKTGATGWKPVEAIYRNPKHDVIYLTVINEEGKEETLGTTSEHPFWTSNNTWAEAGQLQLGDKILTKEDEAVTVTSILPDTKQLMTYNFEVADYHTYFVGHDGAWVHNGTGPRKCKNGSGSEDKKDKDSDKNPEERGKSIKEDPMVDISDDSLKKTLKDAENGDTGALGELDAIERFRKENKKVEVLDEVENQLINGKPKTNPDFRVDGELIELKTRKDPLNNRYIKDQISKANKQIKNSGTDETGALEIQLKGDAASSSSLENIEKQIRSNFTSERSTSLKRVAVYKDGKKVAEYTRGANNSIVKTDL; this comes from the coding sequence ATGGAAAAAACACCTTCAACTAAAACAAGGAAACGCCTGTCGCTTAAGGCAGGTGCCTTTGCTTTATTATCGTTATTATCAACATCACTTTTTGCAAATAATAATAGTGATGATTTAGCCGTAGAGCTTACAGTTAAACCACTGGATTTATCACGTACACCGACTCGTGAAGAATTAATGCAAGCGGGGCAGTTAGGTGGTCAATTGGTGCCTACCAGCCCTTTAAATTTTAATCCTGAAAATAAAGATCAACCTTCACGCTCTCGTCGTCGCAAGCGGTCATTAGACCCTGATGATGAAGTACGGGCGATGTTTGCAGATTTTGGTGCGGCAATTCAAGCGTGGAATCGGCACGATTATAAAGAAGCTTATCAATTATTTGATCAATATCAGGAACGTTATCCTAATAGCCCTTGGGCAGGTGAAGCTGTTTTACACATGGGCTGCGAGGCTCGTTATAACGGTCGTTATAAAGAAGCAGCAAATCACTTTACCCAATTAATTAGTCAATATCGTGGCCAAGACTATGTTGGGGCGCGTTGGTTAGGTGATAAAGCATTAAGTCGTTTAGCGGTATTAAAAGTACTCGAAAATAATATTGAAGATGCCATTAAATTATTTGGCGAATTAAAACAAACCAGTGTGGATTGGCGAATTAGAACGTACGCCGCTAACTGGATTCAGCGACTATCACGCCAACAATCGGAGCGTTTAGCACTATTAGACTGTGGTACTCGTGCATTAGCCCATCTATTAGAAAAAGATGGTAAAAACACTGCAGCCAAAGATGTATTAGCCATTAAACCGGCTGACTTAAAAGGCCATAGTGTTGCTGAATTAACTGATCTTGCTAAAAAGCATGGCTATGACGTCTCTGCAAGAGCATTATCTATTGACGACTTAAGTCGTATTCCTTTACCGGCGGTGGTGCAAATTGATCGCTCTGGTAACAGTGCGGGTCATTATTGGATTTTAGAAACTGTCACTGACACTGAAGTAACATTATACGACCCCCAAATGAACCGGCGTTTTTTCCAATCCTTAACGGAATTTGATTCAGAGTGGGCGGGTAATACGTTAGTGTTTGGGGGCAATAACCTGCCTGGTGAAGCCTTATCAGAAGAGTTAATGGCCAGTACTTTTGGTGGCTGTTGTGGTGTCCCTCGTCCAGAAGATGGCCCGGGTGAACCCGAGGACGAAGAACCAGAAGAACCAAAAGAATGCCCAGAAGGTGCTCCAATCTGGAAAGTGGATATGGTTTCAATGAACCTGTTCATGAAGGATGTTCCACTCTGGTATAAGCCTGCAATTGGCCCGCAAGTTAGAATACAGTTGAGCTATAACTCGCAAACCAGCGTGTCGAAAAATGAGCTGTTTGGTAATAAATGGACCTTTAATTACGGCTCATACATCATGATTGATCCAGGTAAATCACCGACTGTTGTGATGCCGGATGGTGCCCAGCACACTTATGTGCCTCAAGCAGATGGCAGTTATGCCCCACCTTACAATGTCTTTAATACCCTGCGTAAAATCAGTGATCACCATTTTGAGTTAGAACTACCTGGCGGGTTGACCTATGAATATAACTTGCCTGTTAGCACTGATTCCATGCAAACCTTTATGGTGGGGGTTAAAGATAAGTACGGCCAGCAATTAACGTTTAACTATAACGATGATGTTAAATTAACCACCATTACCGATGCTTTAGGACAAGTAACCAACCTCACTTACAATGAGCTTGGGTTAGTCACGCAAATCACTGACCCATTTGGACGTAAAGCAGCGTTTGAATACGACAGTAGCAAAAATCTGGTCAAACTCACCGATATGGGAGGCTATTGGACGAAGGTAGGTTACGACGAGTTTCAAGCCGAAGACAAACCTAAGGATAAATACGTTTCTTCAGTAGAAAACCCATTAGGAAAGTGGACGTTTTATGTTGAAGCAGCGGATGGCATAAACAATGGCTCTGATGCATATAACCCACCTGGCACCGCGATGTGGGATAATTATCGCATCACCATCACCGACCCGAATGGCAACAAAGAAGAATATTATTACGATGGTTACCACGGTAAAGGCTGGCATGTAGCCCCTAATAATTATGTGGAATACCAGGATGCCAACGTTAATAATTATAAATCAGCAGCAAAAACCCAGTATGAGTATTACAAACGCTCAAACAACCAAGGCCGGATCAAAAAAATTACCTACCCTGATGGTCGGGTCATTGATTACCAATATGATGAGCAAACGGGTTTAAGAAAGGCGCGGACTGAAAACGGCCAAGCTAAAACCTTCCAAAAAAACAGCCAAGGTAATGTTACTCAGCAAACCAATGCATTAGGGCAAACAGTAAAGTATGAATATGCCGCTAATGGCAAGGATGTTACTAAGGTAGAAACCCCGCAAGGCACTGTTGAGTTTCAATATAACCAACACCGCAACCCAACCTTAATTAAAGATGTTTTAGGTCGTGAAACACAGTTTACCTATAACAGCTATGGACAAGTCACGGCTATGGAAGTGGCGGGTAAACAAAAATGGGAATACACCTATAACGAAAAACACCAGCGCACCACCGTTACCTTCAACGGCCAGGTCGTTAAACAATACACCTACGACGCTATTGGGCGTATTAAGACTGAAACGGATGAAACAGGCTTCACCAAAACCTATGCCTACAATGGTTTAAACTCTACTACAACCGTCACCTACCCTGATGGAAAGCAAACGACCACCACTTATGGGCAGTGCCCAAGAATGGTCACCAGTGAAACCGATCGAGGTGGGCGGAAATACCAGTATGAATATGATCCAGCAAAGCAATTAACCAAGATCATTTCACCTGAAGGCAGCTTTACCCGGTTTGAGTATGATGCTAACGGTAACCTAATCACACTAATTGATGCGAACCATAATAAAACCCGGTTTGAATTCAATAATGCTGATCAGCTAACCGCGAAAATATTCGCTGACGACAGTCGTGTCAATTACAGCTATGAACAAGGGCAAATCAAAACTAGAACTGATGCTAGAGGTGTTGTAACCACTTATCATTACGATGATAAAAAGCGCCTGACTAAAATCACTTATTCAGACAATACCCCAGAAGTAAGCTACACCTACAATGATCAAGGGCAAGTAGCGACTATTACGGATGGTGTCGGTACACATCAGTTTACCTATACAACAGATGGCAAAGTCGCCTCATTTGATGGGCCTTGGGAAGATGACACCATTGAATACCGTTACGATACGGTTGGCGGTTTACATCAAATCATCCCCAGTAAAGGCCAGACCATTAAGCAGTATTATGATGGGATGGGGCGGCTGAAAAGTTTAGATGCTGGTGGGAGGGAATTTAACTACTATTATAGTGGCAGTAACTCAATTCCATCAGGTATTTTCTTTCCAAACAGTGTTGAAACTAAATATGAATATGATGCCGTTACTCGTTTAAAAGGCATTAGACATTATTCAGAATCAGATGACATTGTTACAAAATTTCAGTTATCTTATAACAACCAAGACTTAATTGGCCAGGTTGAGTATGAGCCACTCACTGAAGCGAATATTCAGGAAGATCAGCTTACTCAAAATCAATTTAATAATTTAAATCAGCTGATTAATCAGGCGGGTTATAAAAACAACTCTCCTGCTTACGACAAGTCAGGTAATTTAATTAGTGGTTTAACCGTTGATGGTCATGTTTTTGCAGCCAGTTACGATGCTGAAAATCGCTTAACTGAAATTAGCTATAGAGATAACCAAGGGAAAAGCCATAAACTTGAATATAAATATGATTACAGTAATTATTTGGCTGTAATCTTACGCTATGAAAATAGCAGTCTTGTCAAAACCACTCGAATTATCCGTCATGAAAAACTAGCGTTACAAGAACGAAATGCTAGTAATGAAATTACCCGTGAATATGTCTGGGGGCTGGATGATGGTGGCGGTATAGGTGGTTTATTAAGCCTCACCCAAAACGGTCAGCATTATTATTATCTTTACGATGGTCAAGGTAATGTAGTTGGTGTTGTTGATGATAATGATGAAGTGGTTGCAGCCTATGAATATGAGCCATTTGGTCAATTAGTATCTAAAAAAGGCACCTTAGAGCAGCCGTTTGGCTTTTCCACTAAGCGTTACGATGCTGGTACGGGCCTAATTTATTACGGCTACCGTTACTATGCTCCCCATTTAAGTATCTGGACAACCCGTGATCCGTTAGCTGAAGCAGGAGGCGTTAACCTGTATCAGTTTGTTGAAAGTAACCCAGTAAATTTAATTGATCCATTAGGCTTAGCACCTGGAGATACATTTCAGACACATATAGCTGCTGAGCTTGATATGCTCAACTGGATGAAGTGGATGCTTGTTCCAACTCTAGTTGGTCTTGGAGAAACGCCAGACTACTTTATCACGGGACCATATCAAACAGAGGACGGATGTTGGACGTATGACTTTGATATTAACTGGTCAAAAGACTGGGATGATATTCTGATAGGAATAACGCCTATTGGAAAGTTAAAGTATTTAAAGCATTTAAAGAAGAAAAGTAAATCAAATACACCTGACAAATCAAATGAGCCTGAAAAGAAAAAATGCTTTATTGCTGGAACCTTAGTACATACAAAGAATGGCTTAAAGCCCATTGAAGATATTAAAGTAGGTGATTTAGTTGCTTCTAAGGACGAAAAAACAGGAGCTACAGGTTGGAAGCCGGTAGAAGCTATTTATCGAAATCCTAAACATGATGTAATTTATCTAACAGTTATAAATGAAGAGGGCAAAGAGGAAACATTAGGCACTACTTCTGAGCATCCGTTCTGGACTAGCAATAATACCTGGGCTGAAGCAGGTCAGTTACAGTTGGGTGATAAAATTCTTACTAAAGAAGATGAAGCTGTCACTGTAACGTCTATTTTACCTGATACTAAACAGTTGATGACTTATAACTTTGAAGTAGCAGATTATCATACTTACTTTGTCGGTCATGATGGAGCTTGGGTTCATAATGGTACAGGGCCAAGGAAATGTAAGAATGGAAGTGGTTCTGAAGATAAAAAAGATAAGGATTCTGATAAAAATCCTGAAGAAAGAGGAAAATCAATTAAAGAAGACCCTATGGTTGACATTAGTGATGACTCTTTAAAGAAGACCTTGAAAGATGCTGAAAATGGTGACACAGGAGCTCTTGGTGAGCTGGATGCAATTGAAAGATTTAGGAAAGAAAATAAGAAAGTTGAAGTTTTAGATGAGGTTGAGAATCAGTTAATAAACGGTAAGCCTAAAACTAATCCAGATTTTAGGGTTGATGGGGAGCTTATAGAGTTAAAAACTAGAAAGGATCCTTTGAATAACCGATATATTAAGGACCAAATTAGCAAGGCAAATAAACAAATTAAAAACTCTGGAACAGATGAAACAGGAGCATTAGAAATTCAATTAAAAGGTGATGCAGCCAGTAGTAGTTCCTTAGAGAATATTGAAAAGCAAATTAGGAGTAATTTTACATCTGAGCGGTCAACAAGTTTGAAGCGAGTTGCTGTATATAAAGATGGCAAAAAGGTTGCTGAATATACAAGAGGTGCAAATAATAGTATTGTTAAAACCGACTTATAA
- a CDS encoding bifunctional protein-serine/threonine kinase/phosphatase, protein MEYDSYTSLVVNVGGYSCAGKQAQNQDAFAALSPTNSDKYYKGVVGCIADGASGCAQAKLASQLAVTQFIEDYYCTPASWPVKTAGAKVLSALNHWLYHHSQQHTHNQALLTTFTAVVIKSTTAYLFHAGDSRLYHIRQQQVEQLTRDHRLFQGKQSYLSQAMGAALHIEMDYQQLDVQQGDIFILTTDGVHDVLTEQMLVQHLSQTEYSLEVQAKNIVQQALAQGSSDNLSCLLLQVAQLPNENLSEAQNKLQQQVIPPVLQPGMKIDGYEVKSLLHNSSRSHLYLVQSLQTDEKCVLKAPSLNFAEDIQYLENFAREQWVARRINHPNLIKGLTKPDSSQFQYLLYEYVEGQTLRQWMYDNPKPTLEQVRQLAKSIIKPLRALQRLHMVHRDLKPDNIMLDQQGEIKLIDLGAIAVKGLTELGAFNNAEKEYPQGSADYIAPEYLLDNSYSYLTDLFSLAVMVYEILTGELPFKIAKYPYQKPKNYQAWQYRSLREKRVDIPLWFDLALKKALSPNPAKRYQSFSEFYHDLCTPNRSLISQHQQQPLIKRYPVRFWQVLSSVLFILLVAQVVS, encoded by the coding sequence TTGGAATATGATAGCTATACATCGCTTGTGGTAAATGTCGGTGGGTATAGTTGTGCTGGTAAGCAAGCACAAAACCAGGATGCCTTTGCAGCATTAAGCCCAACCAATAGTGATAAATATTACAAAGGGGTTGTGGGTTGTATTGCAGATGGTGCTAGCGGTTGTGCTCAGGCAAAACTGGCGAGTCAATTGGCAGTGACGCAGTTTATTGAAGATTACTATTGTACACCAGCAAGTTGGCCGGTTAAGACAGCAGGAGCTAAAGTATTATCAGCATTAAATCATTGGCTGTACCATCATAGCCAACAACATACACACAATCAGGCTTTGCTAACCACCTTTACCGCAGTGGTGATTAAGTCTACAACAGCTTACTTATTTCATGCGGGAGATTCTAGGCTATATCATATTCGTCAACAGCAGGTTGAACAGCTAACGCGTGACCATCGCTTATTTCAGGGAAAGCAGAGTTATCTTAGTCAAGCAATGGGGGCTGCTTTACATATTGAAATGGACTACCAGCAGCTTGACGTACAACAAGGTGATATTTTTATCCTGACGACAGACGGTGTACATGATGTATTAACGGAGCAAATGCTAGTTCAACACTTGAGCCAAACAGAGTATAGCTTGGAAGTTCAAGCGAAAAATATTGTCCAACAGGCATTAGCACAGGGGAGTAGTGATAACCTAAGTTGCTTATTATTACAGGTTGCTCAGCTACCGAATGAAAATCTTAGTGAAGCTCAAAATAAACTACAGCAACAAGTGATTCCGCCAGTTTTGCAGCCAGGGATGAAAATTGACGGCTATGAAGTAAAATCACTGTTGCATAATAGCTCGCGTAGTCACTTATATCTGGTGCAATCACTACAAACTGATGAAAAATGCGTATTAAAAGCACCTTCTCTTAATTTTGCAGAAGACATCCAATACCTTGAAAACTTTGCTCGTGAACAGTGGGTGGCGAGACGTATTAACCACCCAAACTTAATAAAAGGTCTGACTAAACCTGACAGTAGCCAATTTCAGTATTTACTTTATGAATATGTTGAAGGGCAAACACTACGACAGTGGATGTACGATAATCCTAAGCCTACTCTTGAACAGGTCAGGCAGTTGGCAAAATCAATTATAAAGCCGTTACGGGCTTTACAACGGTTGCATATGGTGCATAGGGATTTAAAACCAGACAATATCATGCTGGACCAGCAAGGGGAGATAAAGCTAATTGATTTAGGTGCCATAGCTGTTAAAGGATTAACGGAATTGGGAGCTTTCAATAATGCTGAAAAAGAATATCCTCAAGGCTCAGCAGATTATATAGCACCAGAATATTTACTAGATAACAGTTATAGCTACTTAACAGACTTATTTTCTTTAGCTGTAATGGTTTATGAAATACTAACAGGCGAACTACCCTTTAAAATAGCCAAGTATCCTTATCAAAAACCAAAAAACTACCAAGCCTGGCAATATCGTTCTCTTCGTGAAAAAAGAGTTGATATTCCCCTGTGGTTTGACTTAGCTTTAAAAAAAGCATTATCCCCTAACCCTGCCAAACGCTACCAATCATTTTCAGAGTTTTACCACGACTTATGTACACCTAATCGTTCCCTGATTTCACAACATCAGCAACAGCCATTGATAAAACGCTACCCAGTACGATTCTGGCAGGTACTATCATCCGTTTTGTTTATTTTGTTGGTGGCGCAGGTTGTTAGTTGA
- a CDS encoding NarK family nitrate/nitrite MFS transporter: MSCTDRFQLFSFTGKMKVLHLSWVAFFMTFVVWFNHAPLLMVIADSLSISIAEIKTLLIINVALTIPARIIIGMLTDRYGPRLVYSSLLVFCSLPCFAFAVADSFTQAAIARFFLGFIGAGFVIGIRLISEWFPHNELGIAEGVYGGWGNFGSAAAALTLPTLALAFGGEDGWRYAVGLTGLLSLGFGLIFYLQVTDTPKGSTYFKPKQLGSIEVTSKGDLFLLMLMKVPLYGALALLVWKLSPEAANILSVELSTSLYVCLVVLCFIDCYKAWQVNKVIFSKPVPKLHQYKFKQVAILNILYFATFGSELAVISMLPLFFAETFQLNSVTAGLLASAYAFMNLMSRPGGGWLSDRFGRKPVLLILTAGLAIGYFVMGMVDSEWPLWLAVVAAMTCSFFVQSGEGAVFAVVPLIKRRLTGQIAGMTGAYGNIGAVTYLTILSFVDYASFFMVIAGTALVGFIILLWMDEPAGQIAEINEDGTVELINVA; this comes from the coding sequence ATGTCTTGCACTGATCGGTTTCAGTTATTTTCTTTTACAGGGAAAATGAAGGTTCTCCATTTAAGTTGGGTAGCATTCTTTATGACCTTTGTTGTTTGGTTTAACCATGCACCTTTATTGATGGTCATTGCTGATAGCTTGAGTATCTCTATAGCAGAAATAAAAACATTACTAATTATTAATGTTGCGCTAACAATTCCTGCAAGAATAATAATTGGTATGTTGACTGATAGGTATGGTCCTCGACTAGTTTATTCCTCTTTGTTGGTATTTTGCTCTCTACCTTGCTTTGCTTTTGCGGTTGCAGACAGTTTTACTCAAGCAGCCATTGCCCGTTTTTTTCTAGGGTTTATTGGCGCTGGCTTTGTTATTGGTATACGACTGATCAGTGAATGGTTTCCTCATAATGAATTAGGCATTGCTGAAGGTGTTTATGGAGGTTGGGGGAATTTTGGTTCGGCAGCTGCTGCACTGACATTACCAACATTAGCGTTAGCATTTGGTGGTGAAGATGGGTGGCGGTATGCAGTAGGATTGACAGGTTTACTTAGTCTTGGGTTTGGTCTTATTTTCTATCTTCAGGTCACTGACACTCCAAAAGGCTCAACCTATTTTAAACCAAAGCAGCTTGGATCAATTGAGGTAACCAGTAAAGGTGATTTATTTTTATTAATGCTAATGAAGGTTCCTTTATATGGTGCACTAGCACTATTGGTATGGAAGCTCTCACCTGAAGCAGCCAATATTTTATCCGTTGAGCTAAGCACTAGTTTATACGTTTGTCTTGTTGTACTTTGTTTTATAGACTGTTATAAAGCCTGGCAAGTGAATAAAGTTATTTTTTCAAAACCTGTACCCAAATTGCATCAGTATAAATTTAAACAAGTAGCTATTCTAAATATTCTCTACTTTGCTACGTTTGGTTCTGAGTTAGCTGTTATTTCTATGTTACCTTTGTTTTTTGCTGAAACATTTCAGCTTAATTCTGTTACAGCAGGTTTGCTGGCTTCTGCTTATGCATTTATGAATTTAATGTCTCGTCCTGGAGGTGGGTGGTTAAGTGATCGGTTTGGGCGAAAACCGGTATTACTTATTTTAACTGCGGGTTTGGCAATAGGTTATTTTGTTATGGGGATGGTTGATAGTGAGTGGCCTTTATGGTTGGCAGTCGTTGCCGCAATGACATGCTCTTTTTTTGTGCAATCGGGTGAAGGGGCAGTGTTTGCAGTAGTCCCCTTAATTAAACGACGACTAACAGGCCAGATTGCTGGTATGACAGGCGCTTATGGAAATATTGGAGCTGTTACCTATTTAACAATATTGTCATTTGTTGATTATGCCAGTTTTTTTATGGTGATTGCTGGTACAGCACTTGTAGGGTTTATTATTTTATTATGGATGGACGAACCAGCAGGGCAAATAGCAGAAATAAATGAGGATGGGACGGTGGAATTAATTAATGTTGCCTAG
- the nirD gene encoding nitrite reductase small subunit NirD, whose translation MNLEQTTHLIELKVASILLEDDQQAWEKVCDLSDIPPDSGICIFYQNQQIALFNISVVNKVYAVSNYDPIGKANVMSRGIIGSVGESLVVASPLFKHHFNLITGECIEEPGVYLKTYDVRTTKNKVEIRENNK comes from the coding sequence ATGAACCTAGAACAAACCACTCATTTAATTGAATTAAAAGTTGCTAGTATTTTACTAGAAGATGATCAACAAGCTTGGGAGAAAGTATGTGATTTAAGTGATATTCCGCCAGATTCAGGCATCTGTATTTTTTATCAAAATCAGCAAATTGCACTGTTTAATATCAGTGTAGTCAATAAAGTTTATGCAGTATCCAATTATGATCCTATTGGTAAAGCCAATGTTATGTCTCGAGGAATTATTGGTTCGGTTGGTGAAAGCTTGGTAGTAGCCTCGCCTCTTTTTAAACACCACTTTAACCTGATAACAGGGGAGTGTATTGAGGAACCAGGCGTTTATTTAAAAACGTATGATGTACGAACTACTAAAAACAAAGTTGAAATCAGAGAAAATAATAAATAG